The following coding sequences are from one Malaciobacter pacificus window:
- a CDS encoding DUF445 family protein, with the protein MNKSDITNLLTVLIMAYGYSNGNDTIFMIGLFALSGAVTNTLAIHMLFHKVPFLYGSGVIENKFEQFKSSIHNLLTNQFFTQEHLTKFFQTEVNSAKNTIDFEKILNKTDFTPAYDSLKTAVMESSFGGMLGMFGGEAALEPLKEPFIKKLQKSIIDITSSEAFNKVLDESLKSEDLSKDVHSKLSEIVSSRLDELTPKMVKQIVQDMIKEHLGWLVIWGAVFGGLIGFVSTLIV; encoded by the coding sequence GCAATGATACAATTTTTATGATTGGTTTATTTGCTCTAAGTGGAGCAGTTACAAATACACTTGCGATTCATATGCTTTTTCATAAAGTTCCATTTTTATATGGAAGTGGAGTTATTGAAAACAAATTTGAACAGTTTAAATCATCAATTCATAATCTTTTAACGAATCAATTTTTCACTCAAGAACACTTAACAAAGTTTTTTCAAACAGAAGTAAATAGTGCAAAAAATACAATAGATTTTGAAAAAATTTTAAATAAAACAGATTTTACTCCAGCTTATGACTCATTAAAAACAGCAGTTATGGAATCAAGTTTTGGTGGAATGTTAGGCATGTTTGGAGGTGAAGCGGCACTTGAACCTTTAAAAGAGCCATTTATAAAAAAACTTCAAAAATCTATAATTGATATTACAAGTAGTGAAGCTTTTAATAAAGTTTTAGATGAGAGTTTAAAATCAGAAGATTTATCAAAAGATGTTCATAGTAAGTTAAGTGAAATTGTAAGTTCAAGATTAGATGAATTAACGCCTAAAATGGTTAAACAAATAGTGCAAGATATGATAAAAGAACATCTTGGATGGCTTGTGATTTGGGGTGCAGTTTTTGGTGGACTTATTGGGTTTGTTTCAACTTTAATAGTGTAG